The genomic segment ATTACGGATTGGGAATTGGTCGTTCCCGAGTTTTAGAAGATGGTGTTTCTATAAAAGAATTATTAAAAGATTTAGAAAATAAGGAAGAGGAAATTGAGAAAATAGTTAAAATTGCGGTTGATTTACTTTCTGCCGAACCGGTAGTGGGCGGTATTTACGATGTGATTATTGACCAGAGATTAGCCGGTGTTTTTGCCCACGAAGCCTTTGGCCATTTATCGGAAGCCGATCATATTTATACCAATGAAAAGTTAAAAAAATTGATGGCAATTGGTAATCAATATGGTATTGAAGAATTAACCATTGTTGATGATCCCCAATTACCGAATGAAAGGGGAAGTTATCTTTACGATGATGAAGGAACGGAAGCAAAGAAAACTTACCTCATAAAAGAAGGGAAAATTGCTGGTCATTTACATTCCAAAGAAACAGCAGCAAAAATGGGAGAAGAATTGACCGGTAATGCCCGAAGTATCTCTTATCGCCATCCACCAATTGTCCGAATGTCCAATACTTATATTGAACCAAGGGATAAAAGTTTTGAAGAACTTCTTTCTCTTTTAGATAACGGTTTATATGTCTGTGGTGCTCGTGGCGGTCAAACGGAATTAGAAAATTTCTCTTTTGCTTCTCAATATGCTTACGAAGTAAAAAAGGGTAAGTTAGGAAAAATGATCAGGGATGTGACTATCTGTGGCAATGTCTTTGAGACATTAAAAAACATCAAAGGGATTGGCAATGATTTAAAAATTTATGGTGGCAGTTGCGGTAAAGGAAGTCAATATCCTTTGCCGATTGGTGACGGCGGACCGCACATATTAATAAAAAATGTAATAATTGGAGGCAGATAATGGTGATAGAAGATTTAAAAGAACTTTTGAAAGATAAAAATATTATTTACGATATATTTTATGAAGAAGGACACCAAGAAAGTTTTCAATTTCGGGGAGATGAGCCCTATTCTTGCGAAAAGAAAGAGAGAAGAGGGGTGGGTTTAAGGGTGATTAAAGATGGTCGAATTGGTTTTTCTTCTACTTCCGATTTTTCTAAATTAAAGGAATTAGTTGATACTGCTTTAACCCTTTCTTTTTACGGTGAAAAAGTTAATATAAAATTACCTTGGGAAAAAGATTTACCAGAAGTGAAGACAATTTCTAATAAGACAAGTTTAATAAAAAGTGAGAAACTCTATTCAATGGCTGTAGAGTTAATCTCTTTAATCAAAGAAAAAGAGCCAGAAGTAAAAATTGACCTTTCTATTGAGAAAGAATACCAATATGTCCGATTGGCAAATAGTGAAGGTTTTGATGCTTCTTATGAGAAGATAATTTTGGGGTTTGGTTTTGATGGACTATTAGTTTTAGAAGACGGAATAACTTGGCTTTCTGATTTCTATAATCTTTCGGAGAATCCTGAATTAGATTTAAAAAAGGTTAGTGAAGATTTTTGCCAATTAATAAAGATT from the candidate division WOR-3 bacterium genome contains:
- a CDS encoding TldD/PmbA family protein; the encoded protein is MPDLSYVKDYFDLRIEESETTSLQFRGKELEVIQRNFERGGFLRIFKRGNWLSASFNDVEKQINRENVEILLKDAELLRPKEGNLTLLLPKEDKRSYKLIDQEELLNYKFDLLRKYNNILLSHPKIVTTNAIYNDRLVRKIFYSKDGREIDYTIFYYSIYLVAISRDGNNICDYGLGIGRSRVLEDGVSIKELLKDLENKEEEIEKIVKIAVDLLSAEPVVGGIYDVIIDQRLAGVFAHEAFGHLSEADHIYTNEKLKKLMAIGNQYGIEELTIVDDPQLPNERGSYLYDDEGTEAKKTYLIKEGKIAGHLHSKETAAKMGEELTGNARSISYRHPPIVRMSNTYIEPRDKSFEELLSLLDNGLYVCGARGGQTELENFSFASQYAYEVKKGKLGKMIRDVTICGNVFETLKNIKGIGNDLKIYGGSCGKGSQYPLPIGDGGPHILIKNVIIGGR